GGGCACACCATCAACAAAGCTACTTTCATCGATTTGGTCTTGGTATACCGTCAAGTGCTGCCAAATCCCTGGCATATCGATGAACTTTAGGTCAACCAACTGGATATTCTTCTCTTTAATCCAGTTCAAGACATCTTGTGCAGTCTGAGCCATGAATTATTCCTCGCTTCTGGGCTATCAAGTATGACTGACGTAGCAAGGTGTGGAGATTAGCTAACGGCAGAGGAGCGATCGCCCACTCTATCCCGTTTGGGAAGCCTATCGGTTTCACCTTCGCATTACCAACACCTCAGCGCTCTCATTAACTCGAGAGAGGGCAACCTAATGACGGAACCTTGTAATCAGCTAAAGAGCTCTAGACTGCTGCGTCACGTATTGCCGCTGGTAATGGGAGTAGCATCTCTACGTTTTTACACCTGAATCATCCTAGAAACAGGCTCCTCCTTATTTTGTATCCAAAGATACAAAATCTAGATTCCATCTCAGAGAATATTGCGTGCGCGGCAAATCGCACATAAAACTTAACAATATAAGCCCCCCCGAACCAAGACCCAGAGAGGATTACAGCAAACGCACCGTGATACACTGGTCACTGAACAACCCTCGATCGCCGCCATCGAAATACGGTTTAGTTCAGTGCTTTGCGGCGCAAGTTTAAGCTGTCGCAGTGCTTTTAATAAGTAGATGTCGATTTTACAGATAAGTATTGGGAGACAAGTTTCATGCGGGACGCGGTGACAAGTCTGATTGGTAATTACGATGTCACAGGTCGCTATTTCGACCAAAACGCAATGGACTCGCTGAAGTCCTACTTTAGTTCTGGTTTAGCACGTGTTCAGGCGGCAGCCGTGATCAATTCCGATGCAGCATCCATCGTTAAATTGGCAGGCTCTCGACTGTTTGAAGAGGTGCCAGAATTAATCCGTCCGTCCGGAAATGCCTATACAACCCGCCGCTATGCAGCATGCCTGCGTGATATGGACTATTACCTCCGCTACGCGACTTATGCGCTGGTAGCTGGCAATACGGATGTTTTAGATGAGCGAGTCTTACAAGGTCTGCGGGAGACTTATAATTCTTTAACTGTGCCGATCGCCCCAACGGTGCGTGGCATTCAAATTATGAAGGATATTGTGAAGCAGAAAGTAGAAGCTGCGGGGATTGAACCAGGCGAGTGGCTCGATCAGCCGTTTGACCACATGAGCCGTGATCTCAGTGAGTCTGATCTTTAATTCACAACTGATGCCTGCACTGGGTGAAAGATTTGTTTAGTGGTTAGGTGCCTCCGTCTTGACGAACGGAGGCATTTCTTTATGCGGTAGTGCTACACAGGTAATGATGCGTTGTAGTGGTGGATGAAATTCCACAGCAAACCAATGCGATTACGCAGACTCTTGGAAAAGGCTAAACTCCGACGGACAAACCGTGAGACCCACTGTTGCAAGGTGTTGTTGAATCGTTCATGAATCGCTCAATAGTAATTGGTTAGCCTCGTTTCCTTGTCTACCGCTTGGTGTCGTTTGCTCGGTAATACAGCCTGATAAGCCTCCCAAGGGTCGATATATATCACCGCACACTGCCGATAAACTCCGGGTATCGATTGCCATCCCGCCAACGCAGGCTCAGCCGAGCGATCGCCATTCCCCGATTTGGCTTGTTAGGTGCAGCTCTGGCAACGGCCTTTTCGATGATGCTGAGGAATGGGTGGCTGCATAGGTTAGTCGTTAAGTATTTGCAGGTGCGGCCTTCGATTCTGTTTGCGTTTCAAAACTGAGTTGAATGAAAGACAAATCATTTACAGATTCAGTTTTGTAGCAAATGTCATGTGTCACTCGGGTTTGAACTCTAAAATTATACGGAAAGTTTCCGTATAACTCCTGGAAATCTGGATATTATTGAGAAAGTTTCGGTTGAATTGTGAAAAATCAGCATTTCAATAGAAACTTTCCGTATAACTCCCTGGAGTAGGGGTATTATACGGAAACTTTCCACATAATAAATTGTTAGCCAGTTATCTTGTCTGTGGAGGCATAGCTCTAATTCATGATTCGGGATGGTTCGCCTCTCTGTTCTTGTGCGTAGTACAAATAAATACTTTTATGTCTGGTCAGTTTTCTGATGAATATGCGCTTACATTAGATCACCTGTCGGTGGCGCTACAGAACTCCTACGACAACCTGAAGGAAGTGACGCTTTCCAAAGAAGACTTGGATTACTCCAGGCTGGTTGTTAATCGGTTACGAGCTTTTTACTGTGCTCAAGACAGCATCAAGAAGTTTCTTGATAAGCGAGTTGCACAAGCTGGTGCAGACTTTTTTGTAGAGGTAATCCTTTTCTCGTTAAAACTTTTTAATGAGATTGAAAGACTAAATTTGGAAGTCGCCTCAGAACGTGCGATACAGCGCAAGCGAAAGGCAATCCGACCTGATATCAGTATTTGGAGAGGAGATACTCTAATTGCTGCTGTTGAATGCAAAACTCAGCTTGGCTGGAGGCGACATGACTGGGCTGTCCATTTTGACGACCGTCAAGAAAAACTGCAAGAAATTTTTCCGGGCGCAAAAATATTTCTGCTAGTCATGACGAATTGTAACTGGTCAGGCTTTGGGAATGACCCAAGATCAGGTCAACAGCTACTCTGCCTTCTCAAAGACTGCTGGCCGACACAGATTTCCCAAAGCTTCGACCCGCTGATACTAGAGCACCCAATTGAACGCCTCCTTGAGCAAGTTAAATGCCTGTAGGCCAATGTTAGCGGTGATTCTAATGAAACATACTTAGGCGCTGGCAACTATGCTAGGGTTTAAATAGGTATTCAATGCAATTCTATGACTGCCTTAGCCCAAGAAATTCTCAACAACTTCGATAGGTTACCTGATACAGAGCAGCTAGAG
The sequence above is drawn from the Synechococcales cyanobacterium T60_A2020_003 genome and encodes:
- the apcB gene encoding allophycocyanin subunit beta: MRDAVTSLIGNYDVTGRYFDQNAMDSLKSYFSSGLARVQAAAVINSDAASIVKLAGSRLFEEVPELIRPSGNAYTTRRYAACLRDMDYYLRYATYALVAGNTDVLDERVLQGLRETYNSLTVPIAPTVRGIQIMKDIVKQKVEAAGIEPGEWLDQPFDHMSRDLSESDL